The following proteins are encoded in a genomic region of Nocardioides renjunii:
- a CDS encoding DNA gyrase/topoisomerase IV subunit B gives MAAPADNTYNAAHLLVLEGLDAVRKRPGMYIGSTDTRGLMHCLWEIIDNGVDEALAGVAHRVEVTLHDDGSVEVYDDGRGIPTDKEPKTGLSGVEVVATKLHAGGKFGGGSYVATGGLHGVGLSVVNALSSRMDIDVDRSPTQQGLSFQRGVPGVFDGEGPAAPFTPQSGLTRKGKRVAKGRTGTRIRFWPDRQVFTKDARFEMEGLIGRARQTSYIVPGLELVIRDQRSSEMVEEKFRHDGGIAEFVEFLSHGEPVTDILRLQGTDTFTETVPLLDDKGHMTPQEVERELTVDVAVRWDTAYDTEVRSFVNVIATPKGGTHVSGFESALTKTFNDAMRAAKVLRSADADVIKDDVLEGLTAVVTVRLAEPQFEGQTKEILGTPAARGVVRKVVAGELKAFLTSTKRTEKAQAKLLMEKVAAASKTRLAARQHKENQRRKNALESSALPAKLFDCRSADTERTELFIVEGDSAMGTAKAARSSEFQALLPIRGKILNVQKATVGDMLKNAECASIIQVVGAGSGRTFDLESARYGRIILMADADSDGAHIRCLLATLFFKYMPELVRDGRLYSAVPPLHRIELSNPKKGMDKYIYTYSDDELQRRLAELKKKNVRWKDPVQRYKGLGEMDADQLAETTMDPRYRTLRKLTIDDVDEASRVFDLLMGSDVAPRKEFIVQGAYEVDVEALDA, from the coding sequence CATGTACATCGGCTCCACCGACACGCGCGGGTTGATGCACTGCCTCTGGGAGATCATCGACAACGGCGTGGACGAGGCCCTGGCCGGAGTCGCGCACCGGGTGGAGGTCACGCTCCACGACGACGGCTCGGTCGAGGTCTACGACGACGGGCGAGGCATCCCGACCGACAAGGAGCCGAAGACCGGCCTGTCGGGCGTCGAGGTGGTGGCCACCAAGCTCCACGCCGGCGGCAAGTTCGGCGGCGGCTCCTACGTCGCCACGGGCGGCCTGCACGGGGTCGGCCTGTCGGTGGTCAACGCGCTGTCCTCCCGGATGGACATCGACGTCGACCGTTCGCCGACCCAGCAGGGCCTGTCGTTCCAGCGCGGCGTGCCGGGGGTCTTCGACGGCGAGGGTCCGGCGGCGCCGTTCACCCCGCAGTCGGGCCTGACCCGCAAGGGCAAGCGGGTCGCCAAGGGGCGCACCGGCACGCGGATCCGGTTCTGGCCGGACCGCCAGGTCTTCACCAAGGACGCCCGCTTCGAGATGGAGGGCCTCATCGGGCGCGCCCGGCAGACGTCCTACATCGTGCCGGGTCTCGAGCTGGTGATCCGCGACCAGCGCTCCTCGGAGATGGTCGAGGAGAAGTTCCGCCACGACGGCGGCATCGCGGAGTTCGTCGAGTTCCTCTCCCACGGCGAGCCCGTCACCGACATCCTCCGGCTCCAGGGCACCGACACCTTTACCGAGACGGTGCCGCTCCTCGACGACAAGGGCCACATGACGCCCCAGGAGGTCGAGCGCGAGCTCACCGTCGACGTCGCGGTGCGCTGGGACACGGCCTACGACACCGAGGTGCGCTCCTTCGTCAACGTGATCGCGACGCCGAAGGGCGGCACCCACGTCAGCGGCTTCGAGAGCGCGCTCACCAAGACGTTCAACGACGCCATGCGCGCCGCCAAGGTGCTGCGCTCGGCTGACGCCGACGTCATCAAGGACGACGTGCTCGAGGGCCTGACCGCCGTGGTGACCGTGCGCCTGGCCGAGCCGCAGTTCGAGGGCCAGACCAAGGAGATCCTCGGCACCCCGGCCGCGCGCGGCGTCGTACGCAAGGTGGTGGCCGGCGAGCTCAAGGCGTTCCTCACCTCGACCAAGCGCACGGAGAAGGCGCAGGCCAAGCTCCTCATGGAGAAGGTCGCCGCGGCGTCCAAGACCCGGCTCGCCGCGCGCCAGCACAAGGAGAACCAGCGCCGCAAGAACGCGCTCGAGTCCTCCGCCCTGCCCGCCAAGCTCTTCGACTGCCGCAGCGCCGACACCGAGCGCACCGAGCTCTTCATCGTCGAGGGCGACTCGGCGATGGGCACCGCCAAGGCGGCTCGCAGCAGCGAGTTCCAGGCGCTGCTGCCCATCCGCGGCAAGATCCTCAACGTCCAGAAGGCCACCGTCGGCGACATGCTCAAGAACGCCGAGTGCGCCTCGATCATCCAGGTCGTCGGCGCCGGCTCGGGCCGTACGTTCGACCTCGAGTCCGCGCGCTACGGGCGGATCATCCTGATGGCCGACGCCGACTCCGACGGCGCCCACATCCGGTGCCTGCTGGCGACGCTGTTCTTCAAGTACATGCCCGAGCTCGTCCGCGACGGGCGGCTCTACTCCGCCGTGCCGCCGCTGCACCGCATCGAGCTGTCCAACCCCAAGAAGGGGATGGACAAGTACATCTACACCTACTCCGACGACGAGCTGCAGCGCCGGCTCGCCGAGCTCAAGAAGAAGAACGTCCGCTGGAAGGACCCGGTCCAGCGCTACAAGGGCCTCGGCGAGATGGACGCCGACCAGCTGGCCGAGACGACCATGGACCCCCGCTACCGGACGCTGCGCAAGCTCACCATCGACGACGTCGACGAGGCGAGCCGGGTCTTCGACCTGCTGATGGGCTCCGACGTGGCGCCGCGCAAGGAGTTCATCGTCCAGGGGGCCTACGAGGTGGACGTCGAGGCGCTGGACGCCTGA